A stretch of DNA from Bacteroidota bacterium:
TCGGTATGATGCTCGCAGTTCAGTTTATTATTGGTCAGTTGAATGCTCCTTTAAATCAAATTATTCTACTGTTGAACAAAACACAGGATGCTAAAATTAGTCTTGAAAGATTGGGGGAAATTCATGAGCAAAAAGACGAAGAATCAAATGCTGAAGGAAAACTTGATAATTTGCCTGAAAATAAAATGCTGGAAATTACCGATTTAAATTTTCAATATGAAGGTCCATATTCTGAGAACGTTTTGAAAAATATTAATATTAAAATACCTGAAAAAAAAGTAACAGCAATTGTCGGTACAAGTGGAAGTGGGAAAACAACACTCATAAAACTGCTTCTCGGTTTTTATAAACCGACAAAAGGGGAAATTAGAATTGGGAATATTCAATTGAGTAATTTTAATGAACGGATTTGGAGAGATAAATGTGGTGTTGTGATGCAGGATGGTTTTATTTTCTCGGATACTATAAACAATAATATTGCGATTAATGATGAAAATTTTGATGATAAAAGCTTTATCGATTCGGTAAGAATTGCTAATGTTAATGATTTTGTAAAAAATTTGCCACTTAGCTACAATACTAAAATTGGTGTTGATGGTCATGGTTTAAGTCAAGGGCAAAAGCAACGAATTCTTATTGCAAGAGCAGTTTATAAAAACCCTGAATTTCTCTTTTTTGATGAAGCAACAAATTCGCTTGACGCTAATAATGAAAGACTTATAATGAATAGCCTTAAAGATTTTTATAAAGGAAGGACAGTAGTTGTTGTGGCTCATAGGTTAAGTACAGTAATGAATGCAGATCAAATTCTTGTGTTAGAAAAAGGTGAAGTTGTTGAAAAAGGAACACATAATGAATTAATACAAAAGAAAGCTTTTTATTACAATCTTGTAAAAGATCAATTGAAGCTTGGAAATTAATTTATTTTTTAATACATATTTAATATGCCAAAAACAAAAAATGAAATAAGAAGTGAAGATGTACAGGATATTCTTGGATATATTCCGCACTGGGTTATTCGATGGGGAATCACTGTTATTTTTATTTCTCTTATCGTTTTGCTTCTTGGCAGTTGGTTTTTTAAATATCCTGATATAATTACTTCAAAAATAGTACTTACTACCAAAAATCCTCCTGCCGCAATTATTGCTCGTTCGAGTGGTAAGTTAAATAATATAAATGTTTTTAATAAAGAAGTTATAGAACAAGGTACATTGCTTGCAACAATACAAAATCCTGCAAAATATAATCATTACGAAATACTTGTTGCTAAGCTGGATTCTATTAAAAATTTTGTTAAAAAATTTGATACATCTTCAATAATTTATTTTGAACAAGAGTTATCTCTTGGAGAAATGCAAGATGCTTATTCTGAATTTGTAAGTTGCTATAATGATTATTTAAAATTCTTATCTTTAGATTATCACAGTAAAAAAATAAATGCACAGAAGGAACAGATAATTAAGTACAATATTTATTATTGGCGACTTGTAAAGCAAAGTAAAATATTAGAAAAAGAAGTTGATATTGTTAAAAATCAGCTTGAGAGGGATAGGAAACTTTTTGATAAACAAGCAATTTCAAAAGCAACTTTTGAAAAATCCGAAAGTAAATATCTTGAAAAAAAATATGATTATGAGAAAGCTAAAACTGACCTTGCCGATACAAAAATGAAGTTGCAAAAAATTGAAGAAAATATTCTTGACTTAAACTTAGGTTTTGGTAAAGATGCAAACCAAATGCAGATTTCATTAAATGATGCTTACAACAAACTTCAAAGTGCCATTTCGCAATGGGAACATAATTATTTATTAAAATCTCCGGTAAATGGAAAGCTTTCTTTTACAAAGTTTTGGAGCCAAAATCAAAATGTTGTTGAAGGAGAAAGAGTGTTTAGCGTCATTCCTG
This window harbors:
- a CDS encoding HlyD family efflux transporter periplasmic adaptor subunit, with protein sequence MPKTKNEIRSEDVQDILGYIPHWVIRWGITVIFISLIVLLLGSWFFKYPDIITSKIVLTTKNPPAAIIARSSGKLNNINVFNKEVIEQGTLLATIQNPAKYNHYEILVAKLDSIKNFVKKFDTSSIIYFEQELSLGEMQDAYSEFVSCYNDYLKFLSLDYHSKKINAQKEQIIKYNIYYWRLVKQSKILEKEVDIVKNQLERDRKLFDKQAISKATFEKSESKYLEKKYDYEKAKTDLADTKMKLQKIEENILDLNLGFGKDANQMQISLNDAYNKLQSAISQWEHNYLLKSPVNGKLSFTKFWSQNQNVVEGERVFSVIPVDSSKIIGKVMLEIKGSGKVDTGQRVIVKFDNYPYMEYGMIDGIVKTISLVPEDNHLIVDVYFPNGMISNYGKELVFSQEMQGTAEIITEERRLIEKLINPIKYIVTKQKELSVKNTD